The following are from one region of the Actinopolyspora halophila DSM 43834 genome:
- a CDS encoding DUF397 domain-containing protein, giving the protein MSDIWNSSTPTSWRKSSRSGGGGTGGGNCVEVAFGTGFTAVRDSKSPEDGVLAVPPKVWKSFLDGVRSDRYRC; this is encoded by the coding sequence GTGAGTGATATCTGGAACTCTTCCACACCAACATCCTGGCGTAAGAGCAGTCGCTCAGGTGGAGGCGGTACCGGAGGCGGCAACTGCGTCGAGGTGGCCTTCGGCACGGGGTTCACGGCCGTGCGGGACTCCAAGAGCCCCGAGGACGGCGTGCTCGCGGTCCCCCCGAAAGTCTGGAAGTCCTTCCTCGACGGTGTGCGTTCCGATCGCTACCGGTGCTGA
- a CDS encoding DUF3263 domain-containing protein translates to MDAAQMLTAHEIARQCQQRARTAERPEPDSGTERPATERPRGHLRAVDPITQPIERVPEQARGSAVDDTGEEVRSDELTDREREVLAFERQWWKGTESKERAVRELFALTLSEYRHLLDDLLDKPAAMRSEPMLIKRLRRERRSGGIDSAPTRPGPVREY, encoded by the coding sequence ATGGACGCCGCCCAGATGTTGACCGCACACGAGATCGCGCGGCAGTGCCAGCAGCGTGCGCGCACCGCCGAGCGGCCCGAACCGGACTCCGGCACGGAAAGACCCGCTACGGAGAGACCGCGCGGGCACTTACGTGCCGTCGACCCGATAACTCAGCCGATCGAGCGCGTTCCCGAGCAGGCCAGGGGGAGCGCGGTCGACGACACCGGCGAGGAGGTCCGCTCCGATGAGCTGACCGACCGGGAGCGCGAAGTGCTCGCCTTCGAACGTCAGTGGTGGAAGGGAACGGAAAGCAAGGAGCGGGCGGTTCGGGAGCTGTTCGCGCTCACGCTGTCCGAGTACCGGCACCTGCTCGATGATCTGCTGGACAAGCCCGCGGCGATGCGGAGCGAGCCGATGTTGATCAAGCGACTGCGTCGCGAGCGCCGCTCGGGCGGGATCGACTCGGCCCCCACGCGTCCCGGACCCGTACGGGAGTACTGA
- a CDS encoding phosphatidylserine decarboxylase, which produces MKNADSAPKTGPLLKLAQLARETLPPMHRAGRPFVLAGALATVLLRRLWRPAGVLGALTTAWCAWFFREPRRVTPREPGIAVAPADGTIAGVQEACPPPELGLGEQRMRRISIFLTVFDVHVQRIPVDGEVTALAYRPGAFLSADLDKASEDNERNAMLLRTREGVDMVVVQIAGLVARRIVCSVQEEDSVSAGDTYGLIRFGSRVDLYVPSTSRIAVEPGQRAVGGETVLAEYTHGNGATAV; this is translated from the coding sequence ATGAAGAACGCGGACTCCGCACCGAAAACCGGCCCGTTACTCAAGCTGGCACAGCTGGCCCGCGAGACTCTCCCGCCCATGCACCGGGCGGGCAGACCGTTCGTGCTCGCGGGAGCGCTGGCCACCGTGCTGCTGCGCCGCCTCTGGCGTCCGGCGGGAGTGCTCGGTGCCCTCACCACGGCCTGGTGCGCGTGGTTCTTCCGCGAACCGCGCCGAGTCACCCCCCGCGAACCCGGCATCGCCGTCGCACCGGCCGACGGCACGATCGCCGGGGTGCAGGAGGCCTGCCCTCCGCCCGAGCTCGGGCTGGGAGAGCAGCGGATGCGGCGGATCAGCATCTTCCTGACGGTGTTCGACGTGCACGTGCAGCGGATCCCGGTCGACGGGGAGGTCACCGCGCTCGCCTACCGCCCGGGCGCTTTCCTGTCCGCCGACCTCGACAAGGCGAGCGAGGACAACGAGCGCAACGCGATGCTGCTGCGCACCCGCGAGGGCGTCGACATGGTCGTGGTGCAGATCGCCGGGTTGGTCGCGCGAAGGATCGTGTGCTCGGTTCAGGAGGAGGACTCCGTCTCGGCCGGGGACACCTACGGACTGATCCGCTTCGGCTCCCGCGTGGACCTCTACGTCCCCTCCACCAGCCGGATAGCGGTCGAACCGGGCCAGCGTGCCGTCGGTGGTGAGACCGTCCTCGCCGAGTACACCCACGGGAACGGTGCGACAGCGGTATGA
- the thiD gene encoding bifunctional hydroxymethylpyrimidine kinase/phosphomethylpyrimidine kinase, with protein MSRMDSTPVGHGIRPANDTAPPTALTIAGSDSGGSAGMHADLRAFFSCGVHGMTAVTAVTVQNTVGVTDVVEIPPETVAAQIDSVASDIGVHAAKTGVLASAECIEAVLRACDRQGIGGAGRTPLVIDPVAASRSGEPLLHADALEALRTEAFRRATLVTPNLDEVRLLTGIDVRGRDQLWDAAKAIHDFGPSYVLIKSGHLPEDSECVDLLFDGHEATMLPGPRYSTAHTHGAGDAFASATTAALARGAPVSRAVRLGKRFVTRSVEHAYPLGSGVGPVSTFWRISSRSI; from the coding sequence ATGAGCAGGATGGACTCGACACCAGTGGGCCACGGCATCCGCCCCGCCAACGACACGGCTCCGCCCACGGCGCTGACCATCGCCGGTTCGGATTCGGGGGGAAGCGCGGGGATGCACGCCGACCTGCGCGCCTTCTTCTCCTGCGGAGTGCACGGGATGACCGCGGTCACGGCGGTGACCGTGCAGAACACGGTCGGCGTCACCGATGTGGTCGAGATCCCCCCGGAGACCGTGGCGGCCCAGATCGACTCCGTGGCCTCGGACATCGGGGTCCACGCGGCCAAGACCGGGGTGCTGGCTTCCGCCGAGTGCATCGAGGCGGTGCTGCGGGCCTGCGACCGGCAGGGCATCGGCGGCGCTGGACGGACTCCGCTGGTGATCGACCCGGTCGCCGCTTCGCGCAGCGGTGAACCGCTGCTGCACGCCGACGCGTTGGAGGCGCTGCGCACCGAGGCGTTCCGCCGCGCGACCCTGGTCACCCCGAACCTGGACGAGGTGCGGCTGCTCACCGGGATAGACGTGCGTGGGCGGGACCAGCTGTGGGACGCGGCGAAGGCGATCCACGACTTCGGACCGAGCTACGTGCTGATCAAGAGTGGTCACCTGCCGGAGGACTCCGAGTGCGTGGACCTGCTGTTCGACGGGCACGAGGCCACGATGCTGCCGGGGCCGCGCTACTCCACCGCGCACACCCACGGGGCTGGGGACGCCTTCGCCTCGGCCACCACGGCCGCTCTCGCGCGGGGCGCTCCGGTGTCCCGGGCCGTGCGGCTGGGCAAGCGGTTCGTCACGCGTTCGGTGGAGCACGCCTACCCCCTCGGCAGCGGGGTCGGCCCCGTCTCGACCTTCTGGCGGATCAGCAGTCGCTCGATCTGA
- a CDS encoding AAA family ATPase has product MNVTSSISLTARLTSSAADNRRGVLRLHPEVLDALGLSSLDAVRITGTTDTVALAASTRIGESTGAVFVDDITLRNAGATEGSALLVAPEQVHTARSITVSGSRMATASISPETLRLALTGKVLLAGDAVSLLPQDLVGGTSGAAGAVRGRLSASFGSTWTNELVTITETDPAGAVAVHPGTLVDWQRTTGARANPEAASPAPNTSERRAPARSAEEPAAAPDDAGGQRVLPLSDLVAGRQTAARLDEWLRLSFRQPELLEHLGTTSRLGVLLSGPSGVGKATMVRSVAAAVDADLVELSGPSVAALEAATAAERVHDAVRRARAAAGRNGGCVLLVTDVEELFPATDPPPLSTVALDALRSATKERGLALVLTSASPQEVAPGAREPGLADRELTVGPPDVSTRTELLRVLLGQTPLHREVDVGGLAERTPGFVAADLEALCGEAAVQAALRHRAEHGTEEPRVGAEDFERALSSVRPISMSTTDTLRTGDLTLDDVGDMTEVKQALNETVLWPLSYPDSFARLGVRPSRGVLLHGPPGCGKTFLVRALAGSGELNAMAVKGAELLDKMVGESERAVRELFARAAEAAPTLVFLDEIDALAPVRGQSANSGVTDRVVAALLTELDGVEPLRDVVVIGATNRPELVDPALLRPGRLERSIGVPPPDAKARAEILRSASRNTPLASDVAPEALAESLEGYSAADCSALVREAALSALRESMDATEVSTTHVEAARSRVRPSLSAEQLAAFDAYERGR; this is encoded by the coding sequence GTGAACGTGACTTCGTCGATCAGCCTCACCGCCAGGCTGACCAGCTCGGCCGCGGACAACCGCCGCGGGGTGCTGCGGCTGCACCCCGAGGTGCTGGACGCTCTCGGGCTGAGCAGTCTCGACGCGGTTCGGATCACCGGAACCACCGACACCGTGGCGCTGGCCGCGAGCACCAGGATCGGCGAGTCCACGGGCGCGGTGTTCGTCGACGACATCACCTTGCGCAACGCGGGTGCCACCGAGGGCAGCGCACTCCTCGTCGCCCCCGAGCAGGTGCACACGGCCCGTTCGATCACCGTCTCCGGCTCGCGGATGGCCACCGCTTCGATATCCCCGGAAACGCTGCGCCTCGCGCTCACGGGCAAGGTGCTGCTGGCCGGGGACGCGGTTTCGCTGCTGCCCCAGGACCTCGTCGGCGGAACGTCCGGAGCGGCAGGCGCGGTCCGCGGCAGGCTCTCCGCCTCGTTCGGAAGCACCTGGACCAACGAGCTGGTCACCATCACGGAGACGGATCCGGCCGGGGCCGTGGCGGTCCATCCCGGGACGCTGGTCGACTGGCAGCGCACCACGGGGGCGCGGGCGAATCCGGAGGCGGCTTCGCCCGCCCCGAACACTTCGGAGCGGCGAGCGCCCGCTCGCTCCGCGGAGGAACCCGCCGCTGCCCCGGACGATGCGGGCGGACAGCGCGTCCTGCCGCTGTCCGATCTGGTTGCCGGGAGGCAGACGGCAGCCCGGCTCGACGAGTGGCTGCGGCTCTCCTTCCGTCAGCCCGAGCTGCTGGAGCACCTCGGCACCACGTCACGGCTGGGCGTGCTGCTCAGCGGCCCTTCCGGTGTGGGCAAGGCGACGATGGTGCGCTCGGTGGCCGCGGCCGTGGACGCCGATCTCGTGGAGTTGAGCGGACCGAGCGTCGCCGCTCTGGAGGCCGCGACCGCGGCTGAGCGGGTTCACGACGCGGTACGGCGGGCGCGTGCGGCGGCGGGCCGGAACGGCGGTTGCGTGCTGCTGGTCACGGATGTGGAGGAGCTCTTTCCCGCCACCGACCCACCGCCGCTTTCCACGGTGGCACTGGACGCGCTGCGCTCCGCGACGAAGGAGCGCGGATTGGCGCTCGTGCTCACCAGCGCATCCCCGCAGGAAGTGGCTCCGGGGGCTCGGGAGCCGGGACTCGCCGACCGGGAGCTGACCGTCGGTCCTCCCGACGTGTCGACCCGCACCGAGCTGCTCCGGGTGCTGCTCGGGCAGACCCCGTTGCACCGCGAAGTGGACGTGGGTGGACTCGCCGAACGCACCCCCGGTTTCGTCGCCGCCGATCTGGAGGCGTTGTGCGGGGAGGCGGCGGTGCAGGCCGCGCTGCGGCACCGCGCGGAGCACGGAACGGAGGAGCCCAGAGTGGGGGCCGAGGACTTCGAGCGGGCGCTGTCCTCCGTGCGCCCCATCTCGATGTCCACAACGGACACGCTGCGAACCGGCGATCTCACGTTGGACGACGTCGGGGACATGACCGAGGTCAAGCAGGCGTTGAACGAGACCGTGCTCTGGCCGCTGAGCTACCCGGACTCCTTCGCCAGGTTGGGGGTTCGCCCCTCTCGCGGGGTGCTGCTGCACGGTCCTCCCGGTTGCGGGAAGACCTTCCTGGTGCGGGCGCTGGCCGGCTCTGGCGAGCTCAACGCGATGGCGGTCAAGGGCGCGGAGCTGCTGGACAAAATGGTCGGCGAGTCCGAACGGGCGGTGCGCGAGTTGTTCGCCAGGGCCGCGGAGGCCGCTCCGACCCTGGTGTTCCTGGACGAGATCGACGCGCTCGCCCCGGTTCGGGGCCAGTCCGCGAACTCGGGGGTCACGGACAGGGTGGTGGCCGCACTGCTGACCGAACTGGACGGTGTGGAACCGTTGCGCGACGTCGTGGTGATCGGGGCGACCAACCGACCCGAGCTGGTGGATCCGGCGCTGCTGCGTCCGGGCAGGCTCGAACGCTCCATCGGTGTTCCGCCGCCCGACGCGAAGGCGCGGGCCGAGATCCTGCGTTCCGCGAGCAGGAACACCCCGCTGGCTTCCGATGTGGCCCCGGAGGCGCTGGCCGAGTCCCTCGAGGGGTATTCGGCCGCCGACTGCTCAGCGCTGGTCAGGGAGGCGGCTCTTTCCGCGCTGCGGGAGAGCATGGACGCGACCGAGGTCTCGACCACGCACGTCGAGGCCGCGCGCTCACGGGTGCGCCCCTCGCTGTCGGCGGAGCAGCTGGCGGCGTTCGACGCGTACGAGCGGGGACGCTGA
- a CDS encoding Uma2 family endonuclease yields the protein MRDDHDTGGERAVAAAPVLSPASSGELFETWRNLDVPEGWRTEIIGERIVMSPPPGHAHNLVASRLTKAFVRSVPDDWEIFQTAGMSVSSHGGLFVPDLLVIPRDRVPADTSPDPVPAALALLVVEITSPSNPDTDRISKLAGYARAEVPLYLLVDRHAPEEPTVSLYSEPSDGHYRRLVRVPFGESLTVPEPFGLELDTSDF from the coding sequence ATGCGTGACGATCATGACACGGGAGGTGAGCGCGCTGTGGCTGCCGCACCGGTACTCTCGCCCGCGAGTTCGGGGGAGCTGTTCGAAACCTGGCGGAACCTGGACGTGCCCGAGGGCTGGCGCACGGAGATCATCGGGGAGAGGATCGTGATGTCACCGCCGCCGGGGCACGCGCACAACCTGGTTGCCAGTCGACTGACCAAGGCGTTCGTCCGATCCGTTCCCGACGACTGGGAGATCTTCCAGACGGCCGGGATGTCCGTGTCGTCACACGGCGGGCTGTTCGTGCCGGACCTGCTGGTGATCCCGCGCGACCGCGTTCCGGCGGACACGAGCCCGGACCCGGTCCCCGCCGCGCTCGCCCTGCTGGTCGTCGAGATCACTTCCCCGAGCAATCCGGACACCGATCGCATCAGCAAGCTCGCCGGCTACGCCCGAGCCGAGGTGCCGCTGTACCTGCTGGTGGATCGGCACGCCCCCGAGGAACCGACCGTGTCGCTGTACTCCGAGCCCAGCGACGGGCACTACCGACGCCTGGTCCGGGTCCCCTTCGGGGAGTCGCTCACCGTCCCGGAACCGTTCGGCCTGGAACTGGACACGAGCGACTTCTGA
- a CDS encoding LytR C-terminal domain-containing protein — translation MTSGEPPTGPSAARIGGFTLIGIGALALVFGTASVFAGESDTVAEPSSGPVATSSRTASEGESTSTGTSPTESAEETEGPTSSAPAEESSTASSPPQRVTSESRSPERTGRRDGSSDSSGKSESVSLRVYNNSKIEGLAHRAAGDLRGAGFDVVEVDNYSGGRIPVTTVYYRPDTDERAGAETVARKLDVRTKPRFDGISDASPGVIVIVTKNYDGLG, via the coding sequence ATGACCTCCGGAGAACCCCCAACCGGCCCCTCCGCGGCGCGGATCGGCGGTTTCACGCTCATAGGAATCGGAGCGCTCGCGCTCGTCTTCGGAACGGCCTCGGTGTTCGCCGGTGAGAGCGACACCGTGGCCGAGCCCTCCTCCGGGCCGGTGGCGACGAGCTCGCGGACCGCGTCCGAGGGCGAAAGCACGTCGACGGGGACGAGCCCCACCGAGAGCGCGGAGGAGACGGAAGGCCCCACCTCCTCCGCACCGGCCGAGGAGTCGAGCACGGCCAGCTCCCCGCCGCAACGGGTGACCTCGGAGAGCCGGAGCCCGGAGAGAACCGGACGCCGGGACGGCAGCTCGGACTCCTCCGGGAAGTCCGAGAGCGTCTCCCTGCGGGTGTACAACAACAGCAAGATCGAGGGGCTCGCGCACCGCGCGGCGGGCGACCTGCGTGGCGCCGGATTCGACGTGGTCGAGGTGGACAACTACTCGGGAGGGCGCATCCCCGTCACGACCGTGTACTACCGGCCGGACACCGATGAGCGCGCCGGGGCCGAGACGGTGGCGCGGAAGCTGGACGTGCGGACCAAACCCAGGTTCGACGGCATATCCGACGCCAGCCCCGGGGTTATCGTGATCGTTACCAAGAACTACGACGGCCTGGGGTAG
- the pssA gene encoding CDP-diacylglycerol--serine O-phosphatidyltransferase, whose amino-acid sequence MSETRTNPPGVRFLPNAVTVLAMCAGLSAVQFALNQQLEGAIAATAVAAVLDGLDGRIARLLDATSKMGAELDSLSDAMSFGVAPALTLYAWQLGGNRVGWVVALIFAVCMILRLARFNTLLDDGEQPSFSKEFFVGIPAPAAGLLALLPIVITAAAGGNGWWSAQPTVMVWMLAIAALAVSRVPTLSLKTIKVPAKLVAPLLVLVALLAAGIVTYPLISLTIALAGYLVHVPYAVYRHHWLANHPEAWEVPPRERRAIRRSQRRLGLRPPLRRRVAGAARRVRLPRRNGDRERENRRSYRALGLRHRSK is encoded by the coding sequence ATGAGCGAGACACGTACTAATCCACCCGGGGTCCGGTTCCTGCCCAACGCGGTAACCGTGCTGGCGATGTGCGCGGGGCTTTCCGCCGTGCAGTTCGCCCTCAACCAGCAATTGGAGGGAGCCATCGCCGCCACGGCGGTGGCCGCCGTGCTCGACGGCCTGGACGGGCGGATAGCGCGACTGCTGGACGCCACCAGCAAGATGGGCGCCGAACTCGACTCGCTCTCCGATGCGATGTCCTTCGGTGTGGCTCCCGCCCTCACCCTCTACGCCTGGCAGCTGGGCGGGAACCGGGTCGGCTGGGTGGTGGCCCTGATCTTCGCGGTGTGCATGATCCTGCGGCTCGCGCGTTTCAACACGCTGCTCGACGACGGCGAGCAGCCGTCGTTCAGCAAGGAGTTCTTCGTCGGGATACCTGCCCCGGCGGCCGGGCTGCTCGCGTTGCTGCCGATCGTGATCACCGCGGCTGCGGGCGGCAACGGTTGGTGGTCGGCCCAGCCGACCGTGATGGTCTGGATGCTCGCGATCGCCGCCCTCGCTGTGAGCAGGGTCCCGACGCTGTCGTTGAAAACGATCAAGGTTCCGGCCAAGCTGGTCGCACCGTTGCTGGTGCTGGTCGCGCTGCTCGCCGCGGGGATCGTGACCTACCCGCTCATCTCCCTGACGATCGCGCTGGCCGGCTACCTCGTGCACGTGCCGTACGCCGTGTACCGCCACCACTGGCTGGCCAACCATCCGGAGGCCTGGGAAGTCCCGCCGCGGGAACGCCGGGCGATCCGACGCAGTCAGCGTCGGCTCGGACTGCGTCCTCCGCTTCGTCGCCGGGTCGCCGGAGCCGCGCGACGGGTCAGGCTGCCCCGGCGCAACGGCGACCGCGAGCGGGAGAACAGGCGCAGCTACCGGGCGCTGGGGCTGCGCCACCGCTCGAAGTGA
- a CDS encoding peptide deformylase, translated as MTVHPIRIAGDPVLYTETRPVTSHDEQLRTLIEDMFETMDAAHGVGLAANQIGVDLRLFVYDCPDDEGINHRGVVVNPRLETSEIPLTMPDPEDDWEGCLSVPGESFPTGRADWARVRGTDGDGAEIEREGTGHFARCLQHETDHLDGRLYLSRLTGRHVRAAKKMLKRNGWTETGHSWHPTTDPDPFAD; from the coding sequence ATGACCGTCCACCCGATCCGCATCGCGGGCGACCCGGTGCTGTACACCGAGACACGGCCCGTGACGTCGCACGACGAGCAGCTGCGCACCCTCATCGAGGACATGTTCGAAACCATGGACGCCGCCCACGGCGTGGGACTCGCGGCCAATCAGATCGGTGTGGATCTTCGCCTGTTCGTCTACGACTGCCCGGACGACGAGGGGATCAACCACCGCGGGGTGGTCGTCAACCCGCGCCTGGAGACCTCGGAGATCCCGTTGACCATGCCCGATCCGGAGGACGACTGGGAAGGTTGCCTCTCCGTGCCGGGCGAATCCTTCCCCACCGGACGCGCCGACTGGGCCAGGGTCCGGGGCACCGACGGCGACGGCGCGGAGATCGAGAGGGAGGGAACCGGGCACTTCGCCCGGTGCCTGCAGCACGAGACCGACCACCTGGACGGCAGGTTGTACCTGAGCAGGCTGACGGGCAGGCACGTGCGGGCCGCGAAGAAGATGCTCAAGCGCAACGGGTGGACCGAGACCGGACATTCCTGGCACCCCACCACCGACCCCGATCCCTTCGCCGACTGA
- the thiC gene encoding phosphomethylpyrimidine synthase ThiC → MADVYPQPSDSSEAVTSDSSRAVAETAAPGVTTGAIRGSRKVHHHTESGLSVPARRVELSNGEHLDVYDTSGPYTDENAEIDVHRGLHPLRSGWTDGREHRTQLEWARAGVVTREMEFIAVREGLSTELVRSEVAAGRAVIPANRRHPETEPMVIGKNFLVKVNANIGNSAISSSIEEEVEKMVWAGRWGGDTIMDLSTGSRIHETREAILRNSPVPIGTVPIYQAMEKVGGDPANLTWESYRDTIIEQCEQGVDYMTVHAGVLLRYVPLTAQRVTGIVSRGGSIMAAWCLAHHRESFLYTHFSELCEILRSYDVTFSLGDGLRPGSIADANDRAQFAELDTLGELTHIAREHGVQVMIEGPGHVPMDKIEENVRREEELCGEAPFYTLGPLATDVAPAYDHITSAIGAANIGRAGTAMLCYVTPKEHLGLPNRDDVKTGVITYKIAAHSSDLAKGHPRAQERDDALSKARFEFRWTDQFNLALDPETAQAYHDETLPAEPAKTAHFCSMCGPKFCSMKITQDVRDYADKHGLNSVEAIEAGMREKSEEFTASGGEVYLPMAE, encoded by the coding sequence ATGGCCGACGTGTATCCGCAGCCGTCCGATTCGAGCGAAGCGGTCACTTCGGACTCCTCGCGAGCGGTCGCGGAAACCGCGGCGCCCGGCGTCACCACGGGTGCCATCCGGGGCTCGCGCAAGGTCCACCACCACACCGAGTCGGGGCTGTCCGTACCGGCCCGCCGCGTCGAACTGAGCAACGGCGAGCACCTGGACGTCTACGACACCTCGGGGCCCTACACCGACGAGAACGCCGAGATCGACGTGCACCGGGGGCTGCATCCGCTGCGCTCCGGCTGGACGGACGGTCGTGAGCACCGCACCCAGCTCGAGTGGGCCCGGGCCGGGGTCGTCACCCGCGAGATGGAGTTCATCGCGGTACGCGAGGGGCTGTCCACCGAACTCGTGCGCTCGGAGGTGGCGGCCGGACGCGCGGTGATCCCGGCCAACCGCCGCCACCCGGAGACCGAGCCGATGGTCATCGGGAAGAACTTCCTGGTCAAGGTCAACGCCAACATCGGCAACTCCGCGATCTCCTCCTCGATCGAGGAGGAGGTGGAGAAGATGGTCTGGGCCGGCCGCTGGGGCGGGGACACCATCATGGACCTGTCCACCGGCAGCCGTATCCACGAAACGCGCGAGGCCATCCTGCGCAACTCACCGGTGCCGATCGGGACCGTGCCGATCTACCAGGCCATGGAGAAGGTCGGCGGCGACCCGGCCAACCTCACCTGGGAGTCCTACCGGGACACGATCATCGAGCAGTGCGAGCAGGGCGTCGACTACATGACCGTGCACGCCGGGGTGCTGCTGCGCTACGTCCCGCTGACCGCCCAGCGGGTGACCGGGATCGTCTCCCGCGGCGGCTCGATCATGGCCGCGTGGTGCCTGGCCCACCACAGGGAGAGCTTCCTGTACACGCACTTCTCGGAGCTGTGCGAGATCCTGCGCTCCTACGACGTCACCTTCTCCCTCGGGGACGGCCTGCGGCCCGGTTCGATCGCCGACGCCAACGACAGGGCCCAGTTCGCCGAGCTCGATACCCTCGGCGAGCTCACGCACATCGCGCGCGAGCACGGCGTGCAGGTGATGATCGAGGGGCCCGGGCACGTGCCGATGGACAAGATCGAGGAGAACGTGCGCCGCGAGGAGGAGCTCTGCGGGGAGGCCCCCTTCTACACCCTGGGGCCGTTGGCCACGGACGTGGCACCGGCCTACGACCACATCACCTCGGCGATCGGCGCGGCCAACATCGGCCGGGCCGGAACGGCCATGCTGTGCTACGTCACCCCGAAGGAGCACCTGGGGCTGCCCAACCGGGACGACGTGAAGACCGGGGTGATCACCTACAAGATCGCCGCGCACTCCTCCGACCTGGCCAAGGGGCACCCACGGGCCCAGGAGCGGGACGACGCGCTGTCGAAGGCGCGCTTCGAGTTCCGCTGGACCGACCAGTTCAACCTCGCGCTGGACCCGGAGACGGCCCAGGCCTACCACGACGAGACCCTGCCCGCCGAGCCGGCGAAGACCGCCCACTTCTGCTCCATGTGCGGACCGAAGTTCTGCTCCATGAAGATCACGCAGGACGTGCGGGACTACGCGGACAAGCACGGACTCAACAGCGTGGAGGCGATCGAGGCCGGGATGCGGGAGAAATCCGAGGAGTTCACCGCCTCGGGCGGTGAGGTCTACCTCCCGATGGCCGAGTGA
- a CDS encoding helix-turn-helix domain-containing protein → MAYSSQEAGSTFRRWQLAETLRKAREEAGLTHEQVITELKKRPGKWSRPKLSRIENSEQGIKTREVEQLLDLYGVTDTSLRDWLTDLANTVRNRGHSVDIRKNLPEDFLTFFNLEGELVALRQFETLLVPGLLQTPEYARAVISGINPGITEEEVERRVTSRTARQGILDRADPPHLHVILDEGLLDRPVGPASVVRSQLVHLTGTAERPNVTVQVLPKSSGASPALEGPFSLLTPPEPMPDLGYAEGPGRAVYIEDRDEVRAYTLRFGTLTEQALSANDSLRRIEQSVLQHSPDSERKHQ, encoded by the coding sequence ATGGCGTACAGCAGTCAGGAAGCCGGCTCGACGTTTCGACGGTGGCAACTCGCTGAAACTCTGCGAAAAGCTCGGGAAGAAGCGGGGCTCACACACGAGCAAGTCATCACCGAGCTGAAGAAACGTCCGGGAAAATGGTCACGTCCCAAGTTGTCCCGCATCGAGAACAGCGAGCAGGGGATCAAGACTCGTGAAGTGGAGCAGTTGCTCGACCTCTACGGGGTGACAGACACATCTCTACGGGACTGGTTGACCGACCTGGCCAACACGGTACGTAACCGGGGACATTCCGTCGACATTCGCAAGAACCTTCCGGAGGACTTCCTCACGTTCTTCAACCTGGAGGGTGAACTGGTGGCTCTACGGCAGTTCGAGACGCTGCTGGTCCCCGGGCTGTTGCAAACTCCGGAGTACGCCCGTGCTGTCATCAGCGGTATCAATCCGGGAATTACCGAGGAAGAAGTGGAGCGACGGGTAACCAGCCGCACAGCGCGCCAGGGCATACTCGACCGTGCTGATCCACCACACCTGCACGTCATACTCGACGAGGGGCTGTTGGACAGGCCCGTAGGACCAGCTTCGGTCGTACGATCCCAGCTCGTCCACCTGACCGGAACAGCGGAACGGCCCAACGTCACGGTTCAGGTGTTGCCGAAAAGCTCCGGAGCCAGCCCAGCGCTGGAGGGGCCTTTTTCTCTGCTGACACCACCAGAGCCCATGCCCGACCTCGGCTACGCGGAAGGCCCTGGACGTGCTGTCTACATAGAGGACAGAGACGAGGTGAGAGCCTACACCTTGCGTTTCGGCACCCTCACCGAACAGGCTTTGTCCGCCAATGATTCACTCAGAAGGATTGAACAGTCCGTACTCCAGCACAGCCCAGATTCGGAGAGGAAGCACCAGTGA